ATTTTTCGAATTCGCTCTACTGAGGATCCTGAAGTTGTGCATCAAATTATTGAATATGTTCTGCGTGAAAAGCTGAAATATGCGACGGGACCCCCAAAAGTTGATCCTGAATCAGTTGAAATTAAAAGTAGGTTGGGTTGCCTTTCTCATTTCTCGCACCTACAATAATTCTAGAATTGCTTTAGGCATTAAGTAGAAAATTCTCTTGCCCTTTAATTGCTGAGGTCCTGACACCTGTAAGTCATTGCTTTGGAACTAAATTGGTGTTGACGAACTGTTCTTATTCATGAAGGTGTTCTAAGTGTAAGTCTCCCACACAGGTTTTTATTCTCTCCTGGGAGGTGTTTTTATTGGAGCTTCTATGTTGGATACAGAATCTAATTGTATATGGAGAACATAGCTTTGAAGATTCTCCTGTTTGTTACTTCCAACACATGTATGACACAGAAAAGCTTCAACATATGTATTGTCATAGCTGCTTTCTTAGGATCGTTTGCCATTGAACAACTGTAATTCACTGTATAttcagttttgtgtgtttttactaCTGTAATTGGACAGgttgaagtaaatattttttgtttatttttttctgggacCATGAAGGACTATGCAATGCTATTTTATAGTTAATGCAAGTACGATCACCCTCTTGGTCCACGGGTTCCATACCCATGCAGTCAAAGGAGCatagaaaaaacatttttattgactacacacatttttcttgttattctttaaaaatgggaaacaCCTTTGTGCATAGGATTTGTATTGTCAGGTGTTTTAGGTAATCTAAAGAGATTTAAAGCACATAGGAAGATGCATGACTGTTACATGCAGATACTAAACCATTTTAGAGCATCATTGTCTTTGACATCTTTTACATTAATCCTTTATGTAAGACACATTCTTTCAAAGCTTTGGCATATCAATAAGAAGAAAGGGGGTAAAGAATGGGCTAAATTTCCCTTTCTTTCAATATCATTTTCAGCTAAAACAATTACCTAATTCATACAAAAATTgagcaaaaaaaaatctatggaagGGTGCCGTGTACATTTGTACTTATTAGAATGCCATTGCTTTCTTCCTGGGTTCTAGAGATTTGTAGTTCAAACACAGACATGTCCCCCTTTATTGCCAATTCCCCCTCCATTCTTGGTGCTGAGTTTAACACATGTGCCTTGTGCTTGTTCTGAGTCTTGCTATGCCCCCCGCCCCCATGTCATGTGTTTACCAGGATTCTGACTTCATAGAGCACCATGACTAATACATGAAAGTGGCATGATGAGACATCACAGATACACAAGCTCCATATGCCTCCTCTGTCCATACCATGTTTGAGTATCACACTGGACTTCACTTTCAAAGCACCAGTTGCAagataaaagtattaaaaaattcAGGGTAGTAGCAGAATGGCATAGAAACAAGCGCAGAGCTATTCTCAGTGTGGGAACAGGCAAAAACAGAATTTTTAGAAAGAAGTTGAGGTAGAGAATAGATTATTGAAACAGACTGTTGAGTGCCTGAACAGTTACTAAGACTCAATAATCAATCCTTCTTATGTCTTCCATTTCCCCACAATGGCTAGATGGAGAAGGTAAAAAAAGGGTATCTGTAAGAGAACCTCcagtatattaaaattattaaacaccagaaggaaaaataatagtTTATTATGATTTTTTCTGCATTTAGAAACTTGTGTTGCCACATGTGTTCAAAGAGAATAGTTCTAACCACTGTAAAACCATTAACTTGGGAAATGTGAATGCTTGGTACATTCCTTACCTCTTACTTGGGCAAATATTTGCACTTGGTTAGGTCCTCAGTGCTGAGGGTCACCAAGATATGGGTCAGCTGAATTGATTCTCCATATGGGGGCAGTCTATGTATCTAAATCCctatcagaaagaaaaactagagaGGAGTAACATTATTTCTAAATGTGATCACAGAGTTGGGCAgtgtgctacatgtgtgcaaCTATGCTATATTCATAGTGAAATATTCTGAAGTGATGCTTCGTAAAACTACCATTGAGTTTAGGGAATCAATATTACAGTTTAATGAGATATTTATTAAAGAAGGGATATCGAATTCCAGAGTCCTATTTTCTGGTATAAAACTCATATTCTTAGATTTCAACACAACACTCCTGAATCAGAATTATCGAGAAATATGACAGTAATTCACGATATGAATAAGTTGCCTAAGTGCTTCTTATCCACAACAGAGCCCGTTCATGACCCGTTTCCTCTTTGAAATGGTACAAAAATGCATCTCCGTGATAACCTAGCTATATTTATTTCCTCATAACCCAGGGATAGTGTCCTAGAACTTTATCGGCTGTCTGGTGTTGGCTCAGTGAAATTCTGTTATGCTCACCCTGTCTTTTCataatttgtgtttatttcagAAATCAACAAGACAGAATCAGACAACTATCTCAACCATTGTAAGTAGAATGTATGATTGTGTTACCTGATTGCAGAAAGGTAACACTCTAGAAATTTACATGTGCCTTGTGTTGATTTTCCAGAGATAGAATAGTTTGGATGATTTTTACCTAGATCATGGCCTTATGTTTTGTCTCTGAGATCCATTAAGGAATAGCAAGACTGGGAGAATTTCAGTGCCTGTGACCATGGGGACAGAGGGGAGTGAGTTAGACAACTGTTGAAGAAGTTGCAAAACCACTCTAtgcatgtgttttttgtttttttgtttgtttgtttttagccagagacataaaataaatgtcaatcTACTCTACATAAAAGTATTTTGATATTGCTTGTTTACAATAGAAATTACAGGTAATTGTGGACTGTGGtatatttaatgaaattaaatatgaaattttaagGACCTAGAAATTTCTAGACCTAGTTCACTCTCTTATAGCAGAGCAAtcatatatattcaaagaacacatttaacAGTTACAAAACTGGTAACaggatattcattttttaaatgaaaggagGGGTAGTGAGATGGTTTAACAGGGAAAGGCACCTGTTGCTAAGTCGGACAACCTGAagtcaatccctgggacccacaagaAGGAAGTAGAGAACCAAGTACTGCATGCTGTCctctagcgctctctctctctctctctctctctctctctctctctctctctctctgtctctctctgtctctctctttctctctctctgtctctctctctctctctctcacacactctctctctctctcacacacacactctctcactctctcacatacacacacttacatacacagacacacatacagacacacacatagtatgtagatacaaacacagacacatgaaataaatagatgTAATTAACTAAGATAGAAGCTGAAAATGTTGATTAATTCATAAATGTCACTAACCTAGAACCAAATATAGAATCCCATTATTTTAATGGCACAGTTTCTGTATCAATAATGATTAGAAACATAGGTGTGCTGGTTCTGTGTTTGCCAAAAGGGATTCACAGGCCTGCCCAAAGCAGCTTACACTCTGATATAACTAGATGTTTGAGACAAACTCATGACCACATACTTTTAAAACAGCAGCCTTCATCCCAGGGCCTTGCTATTGCAGAAGGTATCATGCACCAGTGTAGCCCTTTCATCGTGTATGAGGAAATGTCCCTGAGGTCTAGTTTGTCTAGATTAGGAGGAGCTCCACTAAGGTTGCTATGAAGCACAGGATAGTTGCTCATAACTGAAAGTCTTATGATGCTAAGTAGCAGTGGTACCCAGGCTGAGGAGAAACTCAACTGTAAGAGATGCTCAGGGAGAATAACGACAAAACAACCGTCAACCACAGGTGGAATGCCACTGTTTGCGTTGTCATTAAGGAAGCATGAAAGAAGTCATCATTAATTTAATTTGGAAGCAGAGAAATTGATAGAGAGGTCTAAGGCGAATacatttttctgaagagaattTCACAACATGCACAGGAGTCGACTAAATAAAACGCTATTGTTCGCAGAATGATAAAACCATGAGAAAATGTTTGATCTAACATTTaagataaaagaagataaaagaaagataatagaAAACCGGGATGCTTGAACAACTGCTGATTCGTCTCCTGTCTTCTTGGCAGGTTGTGGGACACGGCGGAACAAATCTACAGCACAGACAAGTGTGAGGATTGTTGGCGGGACATCAGCGGAAGAGGGAGAATGGCCTTGGCAAAGCAGCCTGCAGTGGGATGGGTCTCATCGCTGTGGAGCAACTTTGATCAGCAACACGTGGCTTGTGAGTGCCGCTCACTGCTTTCGAACGTAAGTCGGGACCTTTGAGGAGGGGGCCAAAGAAAAGTGAAtgtgattttacattttatgttcaTAAAGCAGTTGATGAATTTTTGAGAAAGTTTGGCACAAATGGAAGATAACATGCTTATCACAAAACAATGGGGATCTCCAAAGAGGTTCTTCCGTCTCTGGAAATGAAAGTGTTTCCAAAGTACACTGGGGGGTAGTTACTCATTGATCAGTTGATGATACTTTGCTAAAGAATAAGGAACTTTAGGTCCTGTTTGAATTTTGAGCTTGTTTTCACAGAGAGGAACTGATAGTCACTGAGTATCCTTCTCAGAACCGAAGGTTGCACAGTTGGTAGGTTTGATCACCAGAAGGATAGtagagaaaaaaagataaggaagtatgAAACAAGTTCAAAGTAACAAACTTTATAACTAACAGGTGATTTATTTTAGAAGGAGTGTTGAGTTTTTAACCTGGCaccaaaatatttacaatatacaCCATAGTAGATCATTTTAAAGTTATCTTTGATCACTGTGGActtcagaaaaatatatatcctTGTAGGGAGAGGATGTGGGCATGTAGAATGTATTTACTGTCATTCAATGCAGGattttctttgtatgtgttgCTTGTAGCCACTGATGGCAAAGACCTCTGGATGTGCGTGGACATCATGGTGCATGGGGTTACATTTGACCTAGGAAAAGCACTGTGGTTTTTCTGCCTGGCCTGAACACAGAGCTCAGCTCTCTGACTAGAAAGAGCATAATTCTGTTGATATGAACTATGACAAAAATTATCTGATACTTTCAGATAAAACCATTCCTTACAAATTATTGCATTGATATCAAGGTAAGTTATAAtctattattactgttattttatttatttatttatttttggtaggCACAAGGACCCATCCAGATGGACTGCTAGCTTTGGGGCCACATTACAACCTCCAAAACTGACAACAGGCATCCGGAGGATAATTGTTCATGAAAAATACAATTACCCATCACATGACTATGACATTGCACTTGTAGAGCTGTCTAGGCCGGTCCCCTGCACAAATGCAGTGCATAAGGTTTGTCTCCCTGATGCAAACCATGAATTTCAGCCGGGGCAGAGGATGTTTGTGACAGGATTTGGAGCATTGAGAAATGATGGTGAGCATCAGAAGAAAAGAATCACGTCATGTTGACCTAATTTGGAGTTCCAAGGCATTTAAAGAACTGAGAGCTAACACAAAATATGCTGGTTGTTCATGTGGACTCGGGCTAAGGCAGGCTTTATGTCACTTAGAAGATGAATGCATTCTTTCTTGCCACGGCCTCTAGTTATTGATTGCTGCTGTTACCTTAATAGTATTGTAAGGCATGAGAAGGAGCAGATATGCCTGTTAGCCCCTgaatttctatcttttttaaatgtgtgtgtgtgcccctgtatggtgtgttgtatgtgtatgggccttatctatctatctatctatctatctatctatctatctatctatccatccatcatccatccatccatcatccatccatccatccatccatccatctatctatctatctatctatctatctatctatctatctatctatctatctatctatctggtgtGTTGTATATGTTTAGGTcttatctatctgtttgtctgtctgtctgtctagaaacaagatgtcttttatttcttttattcttctctcatacattacatccaaaccacagttttcccttcctccactccttccagtcccctcttccccatctctcatctcccccagatccactccttctctctttctcttcagggatatcaaccaaacatggcatagcaAGTTATAAAAAACCTAGGCATAAACtatcatatcaaggctggataagGCATCCCACAGGAGAAGAAGGGTTCCAagagcaagcaaaagagtcagggGCTCCCACGAAGGGTAATAGTGACACAGAACTTGTAGGAGTGGCCAGTCAATGACTCGTCCAAGTTGAGGCCCACGCCATGAAagggagcccatgcctgacactacCTGGATGGCAAGAAACCAGAGTCTAGACAGCAAGAAATCCAGGATAGAAACAAACACAATTGGGAAAAAGGAGTTAGAATTTTAGGAGTCCCGTAAGAATACCAAATTATACAACCACAGCTTATATGCAGAGGGCCTAGAAGCTCAGACCCTTAGAAGGTCCATGAttgttgcttctgtctctgtgagatcCTATGAGCCCTAATTAGTTGCTTCTGTGGGCCACGTTCTATAGTATCTTTGATCCCTTTTACCCCTATaatcctccctccacctcttcctcagggttcccctgtctctgtgggtctctgcatttgctcTCATCAGTTGTTGGACgatgcctctctgatgacagctgGGCTAgtcactgatctatgagtatagcagaatatccattaggaatcatttcactgacCCTTTTCCCCCAGTTGAGTTTGTTTCTATCCTGGGTCTCTGGCTGTCTTGCTTCTGGTTCATGCAGTGTCTGGCATGGGTTCCATTTCATGGCATGGGCCTCaactcaagttggaccagtcattggttggccagtcccacaagttctgtgcatatcctgcaggcaggacagactATTGGATggaagttttgtggctgggttgatatCCCAGTCCCACTGCTGGAAGCCTTGCCTGCTTagagaagatggccagttcaagATCCATATCCCCCACTACTAGGAGTATTCACTAGGGTCACTATCATAGACTCCAGGGAGTTTTCACTGCACTAGGTTTcgatatcaccaccaccaccacaatgcCTCCCAATTCCAGAACTATCCCTCagtatttctcctcctccatgcctgctccctcctgttcccatccccacctgtCCTAGTTTACCCTTCCCAGGGAAATCTATGCTTCCCCCTTGAGTTCTCTTTGTTACCTAGCCTCTCTGGATCTATGGATTATATAATGACTGTTCTTTATTTAAGAGTTAACACCTACTTATatgtgagtgaataccatgtttgtcttttggggtctagggtaccttactcaggatgaaaaaaaatttttttttagttccatccattttcttgcaaatttcatgatgtcattgtttttaacagctgagcaatAGTAATACTTTGGtgaaatgtaccatgttttcctttttcctcttttctttattctttctttcttctctttcttttctttccttcactctttctttctttctttctttctttctttctttcttctgttcttccttcctccctccctcccgtccatctgtccatctgtccatttgtctgtctgtctgtctgtctctctttctctctttctttctttcttttgttcttcctccctccctccctcccatccatctgtccgtctgtccatttgtctgtctgtctgtctttctttctttctttctttctttcgttctttcttcctccctccctcccgtccaTCTGCCcgtctgtccatttgtctgtctgtctgtctgtctttctttctttctttctttcttttcttctttttttcttcttgagacagagtttctctgtctaaccgtgactgtcctggaactcactctgtatgtGACCTCTATGAgtgtgacctcaaactcatagagatccatctgcttctgcctcccaggtaaaGATTTTCTTCATCTGGTTTTTTggttaagggacatctaggttgttttgagtttctgggtattataaataaagctgctatgaacgcAGTCGAACAAGTGTCTTTGTAGTAGAATGGAGATCCtttaggtatatacccaagagtgatatagctgggtcctgagatATATTGATtatcaattttctgagaaactgccatattgatttccaaagtttcTGTaaaagtttacactcccaccagcaatggaggatggTGCttcttgctctacatcctcaccagcatgagttGTCACTTGTTTTTGATAGGATGTCAGAAACCTAGAGCTAGCTATTTAATTAGACTAGTGGCCAACGAACCTCCataatccacctgtctctgcctcccaagaactgaaGTTTCAGGCATGTGCTGACACACTAGGCTGTTATTACTGAATTTCTTACTAGACAATTATCCAGGTGAGAAATTAGGGTTTGATAATATACCCAATTTGAAGATTGAATAACCAAACAGCTCTTCTCCCAAACACAATCTTGTGGCGCTTAAAcagtttgaggtttttttttttattatttaaactaGTTAGAAAGTATTTCGTCAAATAGTACTCTTCTTTGGACAGTGGTGGcttatacctttaatctcagcatttaggagtcagaggcaagcaaatctctgtgggttcaaggtcagcctggtctacagaatgagaaccaggaaagccagagctccACACAGAAAAgcactgtcttaaaaaacaaacaaacaaacaaacaaacaaacaaacgcccTTAACTTTTCttacaacatgcatacacacacacacacatgtccatgcacatgcacacacacgaacatgcacgcatgcacatacaacacacacacactaccatcttttttttttttttgaggtttataAAACACATGTATCTACAAACACGACTGTTTTTTTCAGGTTTCGCCCAGAATTACCTTCGGCAAGTACAAGTGGACTACATAGATACCCAAACCTGCAATCGACCTCAATCTTACAACGGTGCCATCACCCCTAGGATGTTGTGTGCTGGCTtcttgaaaggagaaaaagatgcATGCCAGGTAAGGACTTGCTTATTAGTATACTGTACAGTGACACGTTCACCTTTCACTTCAAAATAGTTATGGATTCACAGGAAGCTGCATACATTTCACAGAAGAGTCACAtgtcttcttctatttttattttttcctgtaatttatggtttttttttttattcactttacatcctggtttcggcctctccctcctctcctccagtcccactctcacaaatccctcccctcgttaccctctcccctccttctcagagaaggagaagctccCCTTGGTACCCTCCTGCTCCAGGGCATCAAGCCACAGCAGGActaaacacatcctctcccactgaggcctgaccagtCAGtgcagctaggggaaagggatccaatggcttgcagcagagtcagaggcagcctctgCTTCCATTCTTTAAAGAACGTGTACTACATgctcttttattttgtgtatgtatgtggccaTGTGTGTAGCATGACATGCATGTGGGAGCCAGAGGACCACTTTCTGGAGCGCGTTCTCTTCTTCTGTATGCCTGGTCTAGGGATTCAGTGCAGGGAGCCAGGCTTCGGGGCAAATGATTTTGATGAACTGAACCTTTTTGCCAACCCTCAAGTGTACTCGTTACCCAATTTTCTTCCATGGTTACACTCACACAGCTATGATAAAACTATAGGAAAATGTAATTATGTATGTAAAATCCAGGGAGTTGACAGTGGCTCAAAAATATGCATCTAGGTATATGATATTTTGTCATACGCAGATAGATTTACGGACTTGCAGTTAATATGGAGATTCCATCTCTGTAATCCTGTGATTTTCAGAATGTTACATAAAGTCACACAATGACTTGATTTGGAATTCTGTCTGATTTGTCTACTACTACTCTCGACTActtctttgtagaaaaaaaaattagcagctCCTCTAACTGGTTTATGTAAATACATGTATGCGATATATACCTTATCACAGTCCGCTGGTATTCACTTTTTGCAGTGGAGtgtagaataggaaaaaaaaaccgtCCTTTAAATCTCATTATGatccttttttattaaatatcagtaaatacaaatatttacatttcttctATGTGGAGAGCTACGTTAGGAAATGTCTTCCTTCATTGCTAAGCATAACATCAGCTCTCGAGTGGAGGAGAAAGCAATCTGTTTACTTGAAGATTTTCAGGCCTCTTTCCTTTCAAGACTCCTTTTCTGTTTCAGGATTTCCTGTACGACTACTTGAAACGTGACaaggttgctttgttttgttttgttttgttttgcgttTTGTCTGACAGAACCATTGCTTCCTCATGTTTTCTGAAATACAATTTTTCCAGATGTGTGCCTCTAGAGTTGGAGACTGACCCTTTTCTTTGGGCCTTTACGTTATGAGCAGAATCTACAGCCACCAGTCTTGCCTGTATGTGACTCTCTCTGTGACTTCACTCTTGTCTCCAAGAAGATTCTGTTTGATCTTCTCTTAGCATGCTTTTCCTTGGCTTTATTCAGCTCGGGGTTTGCTCAGTTCTTTTGAATCTTTATGTCCTTTGCTCACCCAAGGGTATTTTCAGCtatgttttctttgaatttttttttttttgagttccaACTTTGTCTTTCACTTCTGGGATTTGGAAGACAAACATGCTCTGTTTCTGGCGATAGTCCCAGAGGTTCATGAGGTGTCTATTACAgtctccactttatttttctctattatttgCTTGGGTGAGTTCTTAGATTCTAATTCAAGTCACTGTCCTTTTACCTTGCTTCTTCTATTAAGTTCATCTAATGAACCATGTTTTAAAGTTTGGCTATTGGATTATTAAGTTCTAGAGTTtccattttattctctct
The sequence above is a segment of the Rattus rattus isolate New Zealand chromosome 11, Rrattus_CSIRO_v1, whole genome shotgun sequence genome. Coding sequences within it:
- the Tmprss11e gene encoding transmembrane protease serine 11E, which produces MSASVTLVTHRVSTLAKACQTGSLWIISDFFLHLTLAYKATGELRNTLSHGPVTTGLVTCWSAMYPSPVVRARKRTYVEPWVIGLISFLSLIVLAVCIGLTVHYVRYNHRRTYNYYSTLPFTSDKLYSEFGKEASKNFTEMSQRIETMVKNAFHKSPLRGQLSKAHIIKFSKEDDGVLAHMLLIFRIRSTEDPEVVHQIIEYVLREKLKYATGPPKVDPESVEIKKINKTESDNYLNHCCGTRRNKSTAQTSVRIVGGTSAEEGEWPWQSSLQWDGSHRCGATLISNTWLVSAAHCFRTHKDPSRWTASFGATLQPPKLTTGIRRIIVHEKYNYPSHDYDIALVELSRPVPCTNAVHKVCLPDANHEFQPGQRMFVTGFGALRNDGFAQNYLRQVQVDYIDTQTCNRPQSYNGAITPRMLCAGFLKGEKDACQGDSGGPLVTPDVRDVWYLAGVVSWGDECGQPNKPGVYTRVTAFRDWITSNTGI